The following proteins come from a genomic window of Enterobacter chengduensis:
- the mdoH gene encoding glucans biosynthesis glucosyltransferase MdoH, which yields MNNTSEYIDAMPLTDIEKAALPKSDIRAVHTALDGEHRQFTRDDDTPLGSVKARLEQAWPDSLAEGQLIKDDEGRDQLQAMPKATRSSMFPDPWRTNPVGRFWDRLRGRDVTPRYLSRLTKEEQASEQKWRTVGTIRRYILLLLTLAQTVVATWYMKTILPYQGWAFINPTDMMGQDLWVSFMQLLPYILQSGILLLFAVLFCWVSAGFWTALMGFLQLLMGRDKYSISASTVGDEPLNPEHRTALIMPICNEDVDRVFAGLRATWESVKATGNAAHFDVYILSDSYNPDICVAEQKAWMELIAEVQGEGQIFYRRRRRRVKRKSGNIDDFCRRWGNQYSYMVVLDADSVMSGDCLSGLVRLMEANPNAGIIQSSPKASGMDTLYARCQQFATRVYGPLFTAGLHFWQLGESHYWGHNAIIRVKPFIEHCALAPLPGEGSFAGSILSHDFVEAALMRRAGWGVWIAYDLPGSYEELPPNLLDELKRDRRWCHGNLMNFRLFLVKGMHPVHRAVFLTGVMSYLSAPLWFMFLALSTALQVVHALTEPQYFLQPRQLFPVWPQWRPELAIALFASTMVLLFLPKLLSIILIWCKGSKEYGGFFRVTLSLLLEVLFSVLLAPVRMLFHTVFVVSAFLGWEVVWNSPQRDDDSTPWGEAFMRHGSQLLLGLVWAAGMAWLDLRFLFWLAPIVFSLILSPFVSVISSRSTVGLRTKRWKLFLIPEEYSPPQVLVDTDRYLEQNRNRSLDDGFMHAVFNPSFNALATAMATARHRASQVLEIARDRHVEQALNETPEKLNRDRRLVLLSDPVTMARLHYRVWSAPEKYSSWVNYYKDVKLNPLALKTKSVVNQGG from the coding sequence ATGAATAATACATCTGAATATATTGATGCCATGCCGCTGACGGATATCGAAAAAGCGGCACTGCCTAAGAGCGACATCCGCGCGGTTCACACCGCGCTGGATGGCGAACATCGTCAGTTTACCCGTGATGATGATACGCCGCTCGGGTCAGTGAAGGCGCGTCTGGAGCAGGCCTGGCCGGACTCGCTGGCAGAAGGGCAGTTGATTAAAGACGACGAAGGACGCGATCAGCTTCAGGCGATGCCGAAGGCGACGCGTTCCTCGATGTTCCCCGATCCCTGGCGCACCAACCCGGTTGGTCGCTTCTGGGATCGCCTGCGCGGGCGTGATGTGACGCCGCGCTATCTGTCGCGCCTGACGAAAGAAGAGCAGGCCTCCGAACAGAAATGGCGTACCGTGGGGACCATCCGTCGCTATATCCTGCTGCTTCTGACGCTGGCGCAGACGGTCGTCGCGACCTGGTATATGAAAACCATCCTGCCTTATCAGGGCTGGGCGTTCATCAACCCGACGGACATGATGGGCCAGGATCTCTGGGTCTCCTTCATGCAGCTGCTGCCGTATATCCTCCAGAGCGGTATTCTTCTGCTGTTCGCGGTGCTCTTCTGCTGGGTTTCGGCCGGTTTCTGGACCGCGCTGATGGGCTTCCTGCAGCTGCTGATGGGACGGGACAAATACAGCATTTCAGCGTCAACGGTCGGGGATGAACCCCTCAACCCCGAGCACCGGACCGCGCTGATCATGCCTATCTGTAACGAAGACGTTGACCGCGTATTTGCGGGCCTGCGTGCGACCTGGGAGTCCGTGAAGGCGACCGGCAACGCGGCGCATTTCGACGTTTACATCCTGAGCGACAGCTACAACCCGGATATCTGCGTGGCGGAACAAAAAGCGTGGATGGAGCTGATTGCAGAAGTGCAGGGTGAAGGCCAGATCTTCTACCGCCGTCGCCGTCGTCGCGTGAAGCGTAAAAGCGGCAACATCGATGACTTCTGCCGTCGCTGGGGTAATCAGTACAGCTACATGGTGGTGCTGGACGCTGACTCCGTCATGAGCGGTGACTGCCTGAGCGGTCTGGTGCGTCTGATGGAAGCCAACCCGAACGCGGGTATCATTCAGTCCTCGCCTAAAGCGTCCGGTATGGACACCCTTTATGCGCGCTGCCAGCAGTTCGCCACCCGCGTTTACGGCCCGCTGTTTACGGCCGGTCTGCACTTCTGGCAGCTGGGCGAGTCGCACTACTGGGGTCACAACGCCATTATCCGCGTGAAGCCGTTCATTGAGCACTGTGCGCTGGCACCGCTGCCGGGCGAGGGTTCGTTTGCCGGTTCTATTCTGTCGCATGACTTCGTGGAGGCGGCGCTGATGCGCCGTGCGGGCTGGGGCGTCTGGATTGCCTACGACCTGCCGGGATCGTACGAAGAGCTGCCGCCAAACCTGCTGGACGAGCTCAAGCGTGACCGCCGCTGGTGTCACGGTAACCTGATGAACTTCCGCCTGTTCCTGGTGAAGGGGATGCACCCTGTTCACCGCGCGGTGTTCCTGACGGGCGTGATGTCTTATCTCTCCGCACCGCTGTGGTTTATGTTCCTCGCGCTCTCTACCGCGCTGCAGGTTGTCCATGCCCTGACGGAGCCGCAGTACTTCCTGCAACCGCGCCAGCTGTTCCCGGTGTGGCCGCAGTGGCGTCCGGAGCTGGCGATTGCGCTGTTTGCCTCCACCATGGTGCTGCTGTTCCTGCCTAAGCTGCTCAGCATCATCCTGATCTGGTGCAAAGGCTCGAAAGAGTACGGCGGTTTCTTCCGCGTGACCCTTTCACTGCTGCTGGAAGTGCTCTTCTCCGTGCTGCTGGCGCCGGTACGTATGCTGTTCCACACCGTGTTTGTGGTCAGTGCGTTCCTGGGCTGGGAAGTGGTCTGGAACTCACCGCAGCGTGATGACGACTCCACGCCGTGGGGTGAAGCCTTTATGCGCCACGGTTCTCAGCTGCTGCTGGGTCTGGTGTGGGCGGCCGGGATGGCCTGGCTGGATCTGCGCTTCCTGTTCTGGCTGGCGCCGATTGTCTTCTCCCTGATCCTGTCGCCGTTTGTCTCCGTCATCTCTAGCCGTTCAACGGTGGGGCTGCGAACCAAACGCTGGAAGCTGTTCCTGATCCCGGAAGAGTATTCCCCGCCGCAGGTGCTGGTGGATACCGATCGTTACCTGGAACAGAACCGCAATCGCTCGCTGGACGATGGGTTTATGCACGCCGTGTTTAACCCGTCATTCAACGCCCTGGCAACGGCAATGGCGACGGCGCGTCACCGTGCCAGCCAGGTGCTGGAGATTGCCCGCGATCGTCACGTTGAGCAGGCGCTTAACGAGACCCCGGAAAAACTCAACCGCGATCGCCGTCTGGTGCTGTTGAGCGACCCGGTGACAATGGCGCGTCTTCACTACCGCGTGTGGTCCGCTCCGGAGAAATACTCTTCGTGGGTGAACTATTACAAGGACGTTAAGCTGAATCCGCTGGCGCTAAAGACGAAGTCAGTCGTTAACCAGGGCGGGTAA
- the mdoG gene encoding glucans biosynthesis protein MdoG — translation MKHKPQMMKMRWLGAAVVLSLYTSSALAFNIDDVAKQAKSMAGKSYEAPKSNLPSVFRDMKYADYQQIQFNHDKAYWSNIKTPFKLEFYHQGMYFDTPVAINEVTATAVRKIKYSPDYFNFGNVQHDKDTVKDLGFAGFKVLYPINSKDKNDEIVSMLGASYFRVIGAGQVYGLSARGLAIDTALPSGEEFPRFREFWIERPKPTDKRLTIYALLDSPRATGAYRFVIMPGRDTVVDVQSKVYLRDKVGKLGVAPLTSMFLFGPNQPSPATNFRPELHDSNGLSIHAGNGEWIWRPLNNPKHLAVSSFAMENPQGFGLLQRGRQFSRFEDLDDRYDQRPSAWVTPNGDWGKGKVELVEIPTNDETNDNIVAYWTPDQLPEAGKEMNFKYTITFSRDEDKLHAPDNAYVMQTRRSTGDVKQSNLIRQPDGTVAFVVDFTGQDMKKLSSDTAVAAQASIGDNGEIVENTVRYNPVTKGWRLTLRVKVKDPKQTTEMRAALVSNDQPLSETWSYQLPANE, via the coding sequence ATGAAACATAAACCACAGATGATGAAAATGCGTTGGTTGGGTGCTGCAGTGGTGTTATCACTGTATACCTCATCGGCACTGGCCTTTAACATCGACGATGTCGCAAAACAGGCAAAATCGATGGCAGGCAAGAGCTACGAAGCGCCGAAAAGTAACTTGCCCTCCGTTTTCCGCGACATGAAGTATGCGGACTATCAGCAGATCCAGTTCAACCACGACAAAGCGTACTGGAGCAATATTAAAACCCCGTTCAAGCTTGAGTTTTATCATCAGGGTATGTACTTCGACACGCCTGTTGCCATCAATGAAGTGACGGCGACCGCGGTACGTAAGATCAAGTACAGCCCGGATTACTTCAATTTCGGCAATGTCCAACACGACAAAGATACGGTGAAAGACCTGGGCTTCGCAGGCTTTAAGGTGCTTTACCCGATCAACAGCAAAGATAAAAACGACGAAATCGTGAGCATGCTGGGCGCCAGCTATTTCCGCGTCATTGGCGCCGGGCAGGTGTACGGGCTTTCCGCGCGTGGTCTGGCTATTGATACCGCGCTGCCGTCAGGTGAAGAGTTCCCGCGTTTCCGCGAGTTCTGGATTGAACGTCCAAAACCAACGGACAAACGGCTGACCATCTATGCGCTGCTGGATTCCCCGCGTGCAACCGGCGCCTATCGCTTTGTGATCATGCCGGGTCGTGACACGGTGGTTGACGTGCAGTCCAAGGTTTACCTGCGTGATAAGGTGGGCAAACTCGGCGTTGCGCCGCTGACCAGCATGTTCCTGTTTGGGCCGAACCAGCCGTCGCCGGCAACTAACTTCCGCCCGGAACTGCATGACTCCAACGGGCTGTCTATTCATGCCGGTAACGGGGAGTGGATCTGGCGTCCGCTGAACAACCCGAAACATCTGGCGGTGAGCAGCTTCGCGATGGAAAACCCGCAAGGGTTTGGCCTGCTGCAGCGTGGTCGTCAGTTCTCCCGCTTTGAAGATTTGGACGATCGCTATGACCAGCGTCCAAGCGCCTGGGTCACGCCAAACGGTGACTGGGGTAAAGGTAAGGTCGAGCTGGTAGAAATTCCAACCAACGACGAAACCAACGATAACATCGTCGCGTACTGGACGCCGGATCAGCTGCCGGAAGCCGGTAAAGAGATGAACTTCAAGTACACCATTACCTTCAGCCGCGATGAAGACAAGCTGCACGCGCCGGATAACGCGTACGTGATGCAGACTCGCCGCTCAACGGGTGATGTGAAGCAGTCTAATCTTATTCGTCAGCCTGACGGTACCGTGGCGTTTGTCGTGGACTTCACGGGCCAGGATATGAAGAAACTGTCTTCGGATACCGCCGTTGCCGCTCAGGCCAGCATCGGTGATAACGGTGAAATCGTTGAGAATACCGTGCGTTATAACCCGGTAACCAAAGGCTGGCGTCTGACCCTGCGCGTAAAAGTGAAAGATCCGAAACAGACCACTGAAATGCGCGCTGCGCTGGTCAGTAACGATCAGCCGCTGAGTGAAACCTGGAGCTATCAGCTACCTGCCAATGAATAA
- a CDS encoding YceK/YidQ family lipoprotein: MKILIVVLMACLLSGCGSIISRTIPGQGHGNQYYPGVKWDVRDSAWRYLTVLDLPFSLIFDTLLLPIDASHGPYE; this comes from the coding sequence ATGAAAATACTCATCGTCGTACTGATGGCGTGCCTGCTGAGCGGCTGCGGCAGCATCATCAGCCGCACCATACCAGGGCAGGGCCATGGGAATCAGTATTACCCGGGCGTGAAGTGGGATGTCCGCGATTCCGCATGGCGCTACCTGACCGTGCTCGATCTGCCGTTCTCGCTGATTTTTGACACCCTCTTACTGCCCATTGACGCCAGCCACGGCCCGTACGAGTAG